GTCCCTTCACTGTTTATGTTCAAAGATCCACTGCTTAAAAGGTTATAACACCACAACCTTGATCCTAGCTTGATTAGCCTGTCTAtggtattttgcattgtttgttagcattaagctaggcgGACTTTCCTATGGCAAAGCTCTGCGGCGGTGGTGTTTGAAATACATGTGTAATTCAGTTTCGTGACATTTGCGGAAACAATACTTGGACGTACCGTAGGAGACGGGGAGGTCCAGCTCATTCTGCCAGGACATCTGTGCCGACTCGTCGATGGAGTGCTGCGCTGTAACAAGAAAAacatgatgaagaagaagaagactacGACGGCGTGTGGATGAGAAGCTGATGAATCAGAGCGGAGAACAATGGCGCCCGCCGTGACGCATTCACACTAACCGCTGAGGGAGTGTCACTTTGTCACACGCAAGATGCCACTTCAAGCTTCCCCGTGAACCAGCTGGCGACAGAAATGCCACCAACGGCCACGGCATTCAAACGGACAAACACACCAGAATGAGGTACCTACGGTGGGTGTCACCATTATTACTTTTCATATCCTCCGCGGGCAAAACTTCATTGCTCTGCTGACTTCAGTTCAACCATCTGCCGTTGTGATTGTCGGAAAGGATACAGAACGTGTCAATGAAAATACTGCCGAGATGCCccggtgtcaaactccagtTCTTAAGGGCCACTATCCTGCATATTTTAGATGTTTGCCTCCTTCAACAGACCTGATTccaatgatcaggattgttatcGGGATTCTGCTGAGCTGGGGATGAATTGAAcgtttgaattaggtgtgttggaggaaagcaacaaaaaaggtAGGATAGCAGCCCTCGAGAACCCAAGTTTGACAAAATTCAACTGAACAAAATTCAAAGTGTGTCCAATGTAGACTTGAGGATGTTCTTGGTCTTTTTCCCTCCCATCCATTCCTTGTATGAGCCCCCCCATATCTGATATTTGCGCGTTCAACATGGATCCGCCGCCCACATATCTTTGGTAGACCTGCTGACGATCTTGTCACTTCGTCCATGCAGAAAATGTTATTGCCTTCACCTCCTCGATTGCACGCAGCGGCTCCTTCTCCCATGGAAATCACCACATCCACTCGGCCTTCAAACGTGACTACATGATGTCCTACTTCTCCTCAAATTGAAGAAAATCTAACTGGCTCTGAGAGCGAATTTAATTTGGGCGAATACAGAGGCTTGCGCAGTACTTTGACGAACGATAGAATTTACTCAAATCAGAAGTATCCTAGACAGTTgcccaaggtttttttttttttaattacaccaTTCAATGTGGGCACAACATCGATTTAATTTGAGTGTTATTTTTCCAATCCTCCTAAAACaataatgtcaaaatattttgcttGTTAGCGGCAAGGTGGTTGActagttagcacgtcaacttcacagtgcagaggtgcggggttcgatttcggctgcggccttcctgtgtggagtttgcatgttctccccgtgcctgtgtgggttttcttcgggtattctggtttcctcccacaatccaaaaacatgcatggcaggctgactgaacattctcaattgtccctagggacgagtgtgagcacaaatggttgttcatctctgtgcgccctgcaaatggctggcaaccggttcagggtgtcctccgcctactgcccgacgacggctgggataggctccagcatgctccgCTACCCTCGTAAGGATCAGCGGgttggaaaatgggtggatggatgtaatAGGTTACCTTTGAGGTGTCCTCGTCCGAGTGTCACAAAGCCTGATGAGATGAGCATGTCAGTGCCTGCGCTGTGAATTGTCTCCATCCCATAATGCTCTGttgacacacgcgcacacacacataagctgGTAACCATAGCAACATGCTGATGCCATCACTACATTAGGTACAGTTCTACAACAGGAGCGATCACAATGTGGAGGAGGTCCCTTTCTTTTCGTGCTTTTTAATAAAGGAACTGAGTCGCTTTGGACGCCTTCCATCTTTTCGCCGTTGAGAAATCAAGTGTCCAGACAATCAAAGGCATGCCGTGTGGGGGGAGCGCACCAATTACACCCGCAAAAATATACTTGTCTTCTCTCAAGCCAGCATTAACCAATagtgtgcacacgcacacacatccgtCAGCATGATGGCGGTTGAGCGAGGCGAGAGAAAAGGTTTTATGCAAACCAGCCAAGGCTTTTCCTTCACACATTGAATTCATAATAAATTCGTCTTTCACAAAAGATCGGCCAGGACAGAAAGGTTAAAGGAGACGTAACGTGCCTATTTCTGTGCAATTGAAAAAGAATTCTCAAGTGCGTTCTTCAAATCTGTGCCATTCCAAGGTCACAAATCCACAACAGATCAAGAGTGGCGGCACACTTAATTCATCCACTTGTCCCACTTGGCTTGAAATCGGTCGGTTTTGGATGGGTCTGGCTTTTGTTTCCATGATGACCGGCGGGTGGCGCAAAGGCGTCGTGACGGAGCGATGGCTGCTCACAGTTGTCCACTTATCCATATTTTCGGAACCATGACAACTTGGGGCAGAGTAAGGACATTGTGCCAAAGCAAGGGTGCCTCGGTGTGGCCAACTTAGCTGCAgttttgttaccatgacaacttgGGGTAGAGTTAACGCGTTACACCAGCGCGAGGGGCGCCTCGGTGTTGCCACATGTGACTTTTTCGCCAGCAAATGACAAGCAAACAAACGTAGACACTTTTCTGTGATGCTTCCAGACACTTGCGGACACTCTGAAACGCGCATCCAGACTGCAGATGAACGGTGCATGAAGCAAAGCCGCCAACTGAACTATACAGTGGTAACTTACAAGTTTCAGCAACATGCTTGAAATTCATTTCACTCGTATCTTCAATCCATTTTCCtcaatgaaatgaattgaaaagccGCTCATCGGAGATTGCGAACATAGGAGGACAGCTAAGTGTTTTCACTGACAAAAGCCAAGTCATCAAGCGATGACGTGAGCGCGTTAGCCTTTTAGCTGGCACGTGGCTACCCAAGTGTCACGTTCCAGGGAGGTGACACCATCGAATCTGGGACGCGCTATTAGGGCATTCAGCGAGTGGCCGAGAGAGCTGATCCCCGGAGCACCGATGGAAAAAGTAGTTTTAGGTGAAAAAGAGCGTTCGCACTCCAGTTTGAGGCTTCACACCGAGAATGATTCACAGTCGTGCATGCGACTCGTGTTTGATTCGTCATGTTCCAGACGCGCCACAGTTGGCCCATGGTTGTCAATCAAACAATGTTGTCATGGAAAGCATATCCTCAAGATTCAATTTATTGGCCTGCTCGTTCAACTTGAAAGCCGTTTATTCCAATTCTTGATATTGAATGATGACAAAGAGTGTACAAGTAAACTAGCATGGACAAGTGTtccaagacaaacaaacaaggaaGACAAGCAGTGTAGTTACCGTGGTTGGAGGACTTGGCGTGCACGGGCGTATAGTTGTTCTTGACAGTCCGGACGGGCGTTTCGTCTTTGGGCGAGCCATCCATCATGGCGTCCATGTTGTCATGCTCGTATTGGGAAACGGGAACAGGGCCCTGCTGCCTTAAAATGTCCGCGAGCGCTCTGAAATCAAAGATGGACGGCTACTGAAAAAATGATCCAATTCCACTGGAAACTGGTCCTAAAATGATAATGAATCTGCCCAAAATAAATCCATTCAGTAATAATAGCCTTTGTTTGCAGATGATAACGAGATTgctgtgtgtctatgtgtgttgctgcaccgttttTGCTGAAGAGGTCCAGATGATGTacgtggatggatggactcactgtgtgtgttttttttttttggtgggggaggggggcgttaGGGGGGGTTGTATCGCATGGATTGTTTCGAACATTGCAACATGATAGTTAAGTATAAAGAATAAGTTGGTATAAAGAAGTGGATTAGGTCAGCTAAAACGCCACTGAAGGCTCAGCTAGCAAACATGACCCGCCCCCACTGCATTATTCTAATGACAAATAAGGGCCTTGTCTTAATAACCGCAGTGAAACACTGCACTAATGTGTTGACACGATTCTCCAGGTAGAGAGTCCTGGAAGTTGATGAAGTGTAAGTCATTACCggcatgtttttgtgaaagtgTGTCAATGAGGACCTAAAGCCAGCGCATACTCCACTTTCCCACCAGCGTGTGTGACTTTGGGAGCTTCGGTGAGTATTAATAGCGTTTCCCTTCCAGGAGGAGAACACTTGAGCTCAGTCCGCCATCGCCAACGCGAGTAGCCTGATTCGCCGCGTCCCATTTGGGTGCAATATCGAGTGATTCGGGGAAGTTGGCCAAAGGTTTTCAGAATCaagatttattggccaagtacagTGCCGTGATTCCTGATTGATAATTTTAAAATCACACACAGGTAACCCAAGCAAatccaaaatgcagtttctaaatgccaatttaatttattcagacaaacaaaaaaaaatccaaacctatCTAGCGTTTGCGTataattggtgatgagtctttcaGATCACTGAGGAGGAATTTTGGTCCACTTTTCTTTGCAGAATTGCTTCACTAATTTCATATTGGAGGGTTTTCTAGCATGAAATGCCCGTTTAAGGTCACCCcacagcatctcaattggattcaaaCACAGCCACTCCAAAACCTTAATTAGTCGTCGTCGCACTCTTGGAGGAATTTTAACTGGTCGTGCACTCCCGGGAATGTGTGCCAATGTTCCCAGTAtatccatttgtggataatggctcTGATAGTGGTTTGCTGAACCCCCAGAGTtttggaaatggctttgtaaccttttccagaCTGGTAGATTTCAATAacctaaaaaatgtatatatattatttcttCTTGGATTTCATCAGAACGTGGCATGGTGTGTTTGTTTCTTGAGATCTTGTAACCtacttcactttgtctgacagatcctattcatgtcatttcttgattcaacaaatgcGGTGCTCGAGTGTTGCCAGTGAAATTGAACTCAGCTTTCCCAAAACTGTCGTTAGTTAGTTACTTTGTGGGTTTAACGGGAatggcaattactttttcacagaggGACAGGgagtttgtgatgttttttcgTGCCTTAATAagttaaattggcatttagaaactgcattttgtatctCCTTGGGTAgcctctttgttgttgtttggtgaactgaaacctttgcaTGTGATAATTATGCAAAGAGCACAGAAATCTGGAAGGGGGAAAATactatttcacagcactgtacgtCTACCAAGCGACATTAAATATTTCTGCACAATGCATGATGGGATATATTACTTTTCCATTGACCATTGGGTGTTGACTACATTGAGACGCACTGCGGGATACATTGATGGCACTACATAGTGGATGGGGAGGGATTCCTCActcagccattttctttttgtattggaTGTCAATGGCTggtgtacctaatcaagtgGCCGATAGACACGTGATCACATTTTGTTCCTCTCCTGCTTCTATTTTGGCCAAATTGGGCACGTCTGGTCCGTGACGCGAGTGCAACATGAGaaggcgcaaacacacacagagacgcgcaaacacacacagccaGGCAGGCAGgtaattcgtgtgtgtgtgtctctctctcagaTACAAAAAGCTAATCAATAAGGAGAGAATTCAGCGGTTTAGTCGTGCGTTGAAGGTCACACAAAGCAAAAGGTCTGCCAGCGCCTCAACATTCTGTTCAGCCGCTCGCCCGCACAATCAGTCACTGAGAGGACGGAACACAATTAAAGACGTTTGCTTTGGTAGCAACTGCTAGCAGCAAAGTCACCTTTTTGGATATGGATTTGGGGGGATTTTGGTAAAAATGATCAAAGTCTGTGAAAGTGAAGTGCTGAGAATACTTTCTGGAcccacagtatatatttttatcaaCAGGGATCAATtgtaaatccttaatttaaattTATTCTCCCCGTCTTtagagggtgttgtgtgcagaaTTTCTGTACTGCTGTGAAATTCTGCACACAACACAGCATAAggaaatttttttaaacaattaaaaaaaatgcacaacatTAATTTCCCTGATACATTCTTCACACAACTTCAAATTCAAGGAAAATCCAAAACTAAGAAATCACAATAAACCCATTTTGTGAAAAaggatttcaagtcaagtcaacagtacttatagagcactttcaaacagccatcactgcatacaaagtgctgcacatggagcgatttaacatgcacaataaacagtaagacaaatcggtaataaaggcggtagaaagcaccaagcagtaaaatcaagaacaaatctaagtcatgcctagtcgaacgccaaagaatacaagtgagttttgaggagggctaaTGGTGTCATTAACACTGTAAAATTGAACTAAATATTATTCCCAGCCATTTCTTGTTTGTCACTTTAGTTTGATATAATGCAACCTTCCGCCCCCACCTTTTCACTACGACGTCATATGGatgaaacaaatcaatcaatcaatcaatcaaattgaGCTTGGACGCATATGAATCTTCACGCTGGCCAATTTCCACAAAGTCTTCCCAGTAGAGTGCAAGCTGTTGTCGTGGCTTCTTGTCCGTGTCCCAATACTTGTGCCCACACGGTGAAAGCTGCGTGTGCGTCTATATTTCTGCGCCTTCGATGGGTGGTCAAGGCGAGTGACTCAGCTGAATTTAAGTTCGTGAGTCATTTAGCAAGGATGCATGACGGGAGGCCGATCAGGTGTCGATGTGTTCGCTGCTCAATTTGGTGACCGCGCTTGAGTCACCACTGACTACGTCGTAGTCGCTTATTACCAAACGGCAGTTTCCCTCCCCGACAACGACGACAACAATGAGCACAAATGAAAGCAAACCCAAGTTGTTTTCTTGTTGACATCAACAAAGCTAAATCAGCACCATGGTCCTCTTCACAGTTAACAATGAAACTAAACTCACTCCGCCTTGAAAACACCAACAGTACGCTAATGGAACagcgggggaaggggggggggcattacgaCTGCTGGTCGAAAAACACAGCAGGGGCCCTGCAAATGCTTCATTAAATTCACTTTATTCTTACGACTATGAATATTTGACCACAGTCACCTCTGGGTTCTCCCTTTTGAGGATATCTGATCttatctgaaaatgttttttttttctgcacaacaATCAAAACGAAACAAGTCATGTTCTGTAGCACAAAACATCACTTAGGCCTTTTCTTCCCCCAACAACAACGAAACAAATCCCGTTTCAAGATTAAGCCCTCTCCACTGAAATGAAGCAAGACAAGTCATTTTCTTTCACTGCAACACGTgacttaaatgattttgttggccAATGACATTGAAACAAAGCATGCCAAAGTCTTTGGTGTTCTTCTTCAAGAATAACATCACAGCAAGTACAAATGCATCTTAGCATgtaagtgtgtctgtgtgcgtgtgtgtgcccgAGGCAATGTCGTCAGTGCGTCTTTCGAGTGTTGTTATGTTTGTGCTCGTGAAGAAGCCGAGCCGGCCTCAGGACTCAAAACGCCGTCGTTCTACAAACATCTTCAGCAGCAAGATGATCAATGGCGCTTTGCGTTTTACAGGCTTCTTGACACGCACGTTCGCACGCTGTGTGATCATCGGAGACGCGGGCCTCATCGCATTCTGACACACTCGTTTTCATGATGCGTTTGTGAAGTCTTCAGATTGTGTCCGATTGGGAATATCGAATATGGTTCGTAATCGGAGCCGAGACTAGAACTGATTTGGATAGAATCACGACACTGTTTAATATGTTGTCAATCTCCATatttcattgactttttttgtggtgatagTTTTTGCTTTCTCGTTTGCTTTGTCATCAAGCCGTGTTGACATCACGTACGGAAATGCTGTCGAAAGCACAACATTCATCCGCCTTGATTTTTGTGTTCTGCAATTTATGATCCGGATCCCGACATGTCATTTTCATGACTTGATTTGATGGAAAATTGGCAATGCGATGCCACGTCGCAGTTGGCCATAGCTGTGATTTATGAATATGTTGTCAATCTGCCAATTTGCTTTTTATCTTGTCTTAATTTTGTCTTTTGCTCAAAAAAATCATGTCAAGTTTGACGTTTCAGTTCCATTCTAGTGACGATCGGTGGGGATAATCCCGCGAGTTGTGATTCCCGCCCCGTCCTCGAAAGCTCccgcgtgcgcatgcgcgttGGCCCACCTGTGCACGTTCATCTCCTGGGGGTTCTTGGTGGCCTTGTCGTAGGCCACCTTGGCAGAGATCCCCACGGCGACCACCAGGGCCACCACGCCGCAGCTGATGTAGACGGTGGTGTTGGTCCGATCCAGCTCGGGGTCGTAGGCGTCGCCGGTGGGCGCCGGCGAGGGCGGCTGCGTTTTGATCCAATCGGGCGTGTTGTAGTTGGTGCAGAACGTCTGCTCCAGGCGCTTTCCGCGGTCGGCGCAGCAGAAGCGCAGAAAGCAGCTGCCGCAGCAGAAGCGGTGGTCTGTGTTGTTGCAGCCAAACTCTTTGTCAAACTGGCCGCTCACGTCGTAGTAGCCCAGGCACGTGTCGTGCTGGAGGGCGGGGGCCCGCAGCTGCGTGACCGCACCCCACGCCGGCACGGCCGTGCTCCCGCTGGCCCACTTGGGCTTGACGGAGGTCCTGGCTGCCGGTGGGCCGGCGCCACCTTTGGGGAGCCGCTTGTTGGCTGGGGCACAGCCGGCGTCCGgggcgagcagcagcaggagcagcGGCAGGGGTGACAGGAGGGGCTTCATGCTGCtccaaccccccgcgacctccCTGGTGTGGACTCACTTCCGGGAGATCCTCGCAGGCGTCTTGAACGCGGGTGCGAGTAGGCGCGCCACGCCGGAACATCCGCGCGCCCGGCGCCACATCCTTCGACCCGCACGTGCACTGGGGTTCGGGCTCCTGATTCTGAGATAAGTCCTACACAGACGAACACAAACATTTGAATCAATCACCTCTTCATCATTAAACACCGCGCCCTAGTCGTTTTACCCTACTGAGCAGAAACGTCATCCagtagttggaaaaaaaacatcacgaaTAAGGCAGTTCTACTTGTGTGCTGAAAGGTGAAACAGGAGTTGCACGATCACAGGTAAAACGTTCGTGCTACTCGTGCGGGTGGTCTTTCCAGTATTGCACAAACATGTTAACAAGAAAAATAGTACAAAGAAAATCAATCTACTCGTGCATCGTCCTCATTCTACGACTGCCAAGAAATGTCATACAAGAGTGGATAAAATGGCAGCCGTTTCACTGGTGCATGATGTTCTTCTACTATACGATACAGTGGTGGaagtatcaagtatcaagtacaacgttattgtcaaatgcgcatacagcgcagatgaaatttcctccctcttaaacaagaggacaagaggagccgctgcgggtgctcgcgccgccatcaaaagaacgctgaacataaaatgacaaaaataatacaacacttAAAAACAGACGTGACATGACACTAGTAAGacaattgtcaagtcaagtcatcagtatttatagagcactttcaaacagccatcgctgcatacaaagtgctgtacatggagcgatttaacatagacaataaacagtaagacgaatcggtaataaaggcggtagaaagcaccaagcagtaaaatcaagaacacatttttctattagttctattaattattattatcttatctatatatatattgcgcgtcgtcccgcacgcggtctgtccttccgtctgtcccttttcaaaacgtacctacttcaccgcgccgctgagcgccgccactgcgccgctcaggcagtggctcactacgatcgcgcgggcatcttagcgaaaaaatgttgtctacccacaagcattgcaataaaattgttagttatttagtagagctaaacatctctttattttcgcgataagcaatgaagatgaacaaaaagttgaaccaagcaacaacacttttgtgggccgaaggcccaccttaccagccttccgcaggaactagctgatgagccgcccagagggcggcgaaccagctagttattattaatcataattaataatataataataataatataattattaattaataaatacatttttctattagttttttattattagtattcTATTAGTGTGCGCCAGTCGTTTGACTCGTGTGCAGTAAATCATACGATTGTGGGAAAAACATTACTACTGGAGTAGTGAGACAGTCGTTCTACTAGTGATCTATAATCATTGAATGAGCGTGCTGAGCGTACAGTGGTGGTCAAAATGTCACGGGTAAGTTGCTCTACTACAGTGCAGGAATGTTATATCTTAATGGAAGGCAGGAGtgtaaaaagcaaaataaaaacgacCGCAGTAAGATGTTTTGCTCGTGTGCAGGTGGATCATTTTCTACGCGACTGGGCAAAATGACACTAGTGAGATGAAATAGTTGTTCTGGTAGTGCGCCTGAGTCGTTCTGCACTGCAATGTTGGACAGGAGTAACCGTAGTAGAAGCGCAAGGCAGCACGAGTAAGATGTAGTTAGTCTACTAGTGCACCCGTGCCATTTTACCAGTGGAGCAGAAATGCTGTACGGTAATAGAAGTAGGCATTGGAAGGcagtattgagaaaaaaaaatgacacttgtaAGAAGGAGTGGTTCTACTTGAGCGCAAAAATATGATGCAGTAGAGGAAGGCTGAAGTAGAAAATCATATCACTGGCACATCTCTCGCTCTACTAGTGTGCTGGATTGTCTCTCTTGTGCAAACAAGTTGATGGTAAGAAAATCAGACGTCACTTTCCCCTCCTTAAAATGCCTTCAAGGAACCTGAAATGTAGAAGAacgcaaaaagacaaagaagaagaagaacttaCCAGCGGCTTGACTGTTCTGATGAGCAAACTgaatgaggaggagggaaggagAGACCTgacccctccctccttcccgcttgcgctctctctctctctctttctcccccccccccccgacgtcATCATTCAGGTGGTGCATCTTCCctctctccatccattttctaatcggctcatcctcacgagggtcgcgggcttgcagcagcctatcccagctgtcctcgggcagtaggcagggtacaccctgaacgggtgtgccagccaatcgcagtcttCCCCCTCTCTCCTCCCATGGCGGCGTGCCCGGCGCTCCTCTCGCTCCCGCACTTCCTTCTAGACTGGACGCAAAGAAGACAAACGGAAATGCTGAAGACGTCCAAGCCCGTTTACACGAGTTAGTTCAGGACGACCTATGATTGAGTTCTTCGGCTGATGAGATCATTTATGATCCATTGAGTCAAGTTGTTGATGTCATGGAGGATTGAGTTGGACGAACTAGGTGATGTTTAGTGAGCTCCAGTCATTTGTGATCGGCTGAGTTCGTCGGTAATGTCACCACCCATTGAGTTAGCGAGCTATGCCTCGAGTCGTTGAGTTCTTTTGTGATGATGGTGATCTATTGGCTGAGTGATTGACTTAGTTTGTGTTGTCATGAGTTCGTTTGCATGGCCATCGAGTTAGTTGGTGGTGTTACGACTTTGTTTTAGATGCACCGAGTTAGTATGTGATGCGACTCTGACGCAGGCCGTTATTTTGTTGTCCGATCCATTCAGGGCACATTTGTGATGCATGGAATTAGTTGATGTCATGATACATTGATTTCATTGGTTAGTGAGTCAGTCTGCACCATGAAGCATTCACCAAGTTTTGTCATGCATTAAGACTTTTTCTCGCAGGTGCATTGACGGCATGATTGCGCTTTAAAAACCTCGACGGGGGTCGCCAGGCGCGCCTGAGCCCACGCGCGCTTTTATCTTCACGCGGGAGACCACTCACGCCGTTTGTCATCTTGCCGTCTGTCGGGAAGTGGTGATGAGATGATTTGAGTCGGCTATGCCTTCACAGTTAAGACAATTTAGTGCACGCAGATGTCAACTACTACACCATTTTGCCTCACTCGTTAACATGTACTTGTCTTATTAGGTGCCAAATTTGTTCTACTAGTGCGCAGAAATGTCATACAGTGGAATGCAGCAGTGGAAAAAGTGTGACTTGTGTCTTCTTGTACGTTGATATGGAAGgcaatttgaacatgtatttaattcctACTAGTACACCAAAGTGTCCACGAACAAGCACATTCTTTGGCACTTTCTCTGCAGACAATTCAGCGTGCTAGTAGAACGCCTGGGGTGCACTGGTATAACTACGCCATGCAATAAATCACATCTGCGTGCTACTATAGTGCTTCAGTGACATTCTAAAATTCTACGAGTTAACAGTTAGTGGTTGCAGCATGCAGACATCCAgtttagaggaaaaaaacattttttactcaTCCTGTCGTTCCATTGTGGGCTCAATTGTCCTAACTAGTAAGGAAAACAAGTGCACTGGTCGATACGGAATCAATGCTGAAACGTATTGCCGTTCAATATTTCCgtgcaaacgttttttttttaaactgcggATCATTTGTAGTCCATGTTTATCTATGGATGTGTGAAAACTTGGATCTTTGCTGTGTGATTTTAATTTCTACACTCAAATTAGAGTTCAAGTCACATAGGACTGAGTGGATTCaacaaaaaagcttttttttttttttttggacttgtgTCTTTTTGACACACTTGCGTATGTGGATTTAAAGTTCGCCTGCCTCACCTGTCGGCGAGCTCAGCTTCCCGCGCATGAATTATTTAGCCCGACATTATGCAAA
This region of Hippocampus zosterae strain Florida chromosome 17, ASM2543408v3, whole genome shotgun sequence genomic DNA includes:
- the LOC127589196 gene encoding protein shisa-6-like isoform X4, with the protein product MKPLLSPLPLLLLLLAPDAGCAPANKRLPKGGAGPPAARTSVKPKWASGSTAVPAWGAVTQLRAPALQHDTCLGYYDVSGQFDKEFGCNNTDHRFCCGSCFLRFCCADRGKRLEQTFCTNYNTPDWIKTQPPSPAPTGDAYDPELDRTNTTVYISCGVVALVVAVGISAKVAYDKATKNPQEMNVHRALADILRQQGPVPVSQYEHDNMDAMMDGSPKDETPVRTVKNNYTPVHAKSSNHEHYGMETIHSAGTDMLISSGFVTLGRGHLKAQHSIDESAQMSWQNELDLPVSYGNHHRHDYQHSHVDLTALTPKLERAPRSNNILTAATEPYDLSLSRSFQNLTHLPPSYEFALSADLSDKEVDDFYGRKRHHADLGGRGHAHIAKLNAEPPLHHHQHHHHHHHHQQQHQRQRPRRVQRAMSQDHVLSPPRTPRRGDHGLPSYGNTASSHGSGRHPSEELLLSAERLRSQDPLLSPAVRRDKFRQKAMARAMSHADMLMPVTPVHERHRMGKMLSEPSDAYNTLGVNAHASAAKRQAFASRRMHTVDHLQFGAGHHHGTNEVTV
- the LOC127589196 gene encoding protein shisa-6-like isoform X2 encodes the protein MKPLLSPLPLLLLLLAPDAGCAPANKRLPKGGAGPPAARTSVKPKWASGSTAVPAWGAVTQLRAPALQHDTCLGYYDVSGQFDKEFGCNNTDHRFCCGSCFLRFCCADRGKRLEQTFCTNYNTPDWIKTQPPSPAPTGDAYDPELDRTNTTVYISCGVVALVVAVGISAKVAYDKATKNPQEMNVHRALADILRQQGPVPVSQYEHDNMDAMMDGSPKDETPVRTVKNNYTPVHAKSSNHEHYGMETIHSAGTDMLISSGFVTLGRGHLKAQHSIDESAQMSWQNELDLPVSYGNHHRHDYQHSHVDLTALTPKLANRHMRHERAPRSNNILTAATEPYDLSLSRSFQNLTHLPPSYEFALSADLSDKEVDDFYGRKRHHADLGGRGHAHIAKLNAEPPLHHHQHHHHHHHHQQQHQRQRPRRVQRAMSQDHVLSPPRTPRRGDHGLPSYGNTASSHGSGRHPSEELLLSAERLRSQDPLLSPAVRRDKFRQKAMARAMSHADMLMPVTPVHERHRMGKMLSEPSDAYNTLGVNAHASAAKRQAFASRRMHTVDHLQFGAGHHHGTNEVTV
- the LOC127589196 gene encoding protein shisa-6-like isoform X1, with protein sequence MKPLLSPLPLLLLLLAPDAGCAPANKRLPKGGAGPPAARTSVKPKWASGSTAVPAWGAVTQLRAPALQHDTCLGYYDVSGQFDKEFGCNNTDHRFCCGSCFLRFCCADRGKRLEQTFCTNYNTPDWIKTQPPSPAPTGDAYDPELDRTNTTVYISCGVVALVVAVGISAKVAYDKATKNPQEMNVHRALADILRQQGPVPVSQYEHDNMDAMMDGSPKDETPVRTVKNNYTPVHAKSSNHEHYGMETIHSAGTDMLISSGFVTLGRGHLKAQHSIDESAQMSWQNELDLPVSYAGNHHRHDYQHSHVDLTALTPKLANRHMRHERAPRSNNILTAATEPYDLSLSRSFQNLTHLPPSYEFALSADLSDKEVDDFYGRKRHHADLGGRGHAHIAKLNAEPPLHHHQHHHHHHHHQQQHQRQRPRRVQRAMSQDHVLSPPRTPRRGDHGLPSYGNTASSHGSGRHPSEELLLSAERLRSQDPLLSPAVRRDKFRQKAMARAMSHADMLMPVTPVHERHRMGKMLSEPSDAYNTLGVNAHASAAKRQAFASRRMHTVDHLQFGAGHHHGTNEVTV
- the LOC127589196 gene encoding protein shisa-6-like isoform X3 → MKPLLSPLPLLLLLLAPDAGCAPANKRLPKGGAGPPAARTSVKPKWASGSTAVPAWGAVTQLRAPALQHDTCLGYYDVSGQFDKEFGCNNTDHRFCCGSCFLRFCCADRGKRLEQTFCTNYNTPDWIKTQPPSPAPTGDAYDPELDRTNTTVYISCGVVALVVAVGISAKVAYDKATKNPQEMNVHRALADILRQQGPVPVSQYEHDNMDAMMDGSPKDETPVRTVKNNYTPVHAKSSNHEHYGMETIHSAGTDMLISSGFVTLGRGHLKAQHSIDESAQMSWQNELDLPVSYAGNHHRHDYQHSHVDLTALTPKLERAPRSNNILTAATEPYDLSLSRSFQNLTHLPPSYEFALSADLSDKEVDDFYGRKRHHADLGGRGHAHIAKLNAEPPLHHHQHHHHHHHHQQQHQRQRPRRVQRAMSQDHVLSPPRTPRRGDHGLPSYGNTASSHGSGRHPSEELLLSAERLRSQDPLLSPAVRRDKFRQKAMARAMSHADMLMPVTPVHERHRMGKMLSEPSDAYNTLGVNAHASAAKRQAFASRRMHTVDHLQFGAGHHHGTNEVTV